The Candidatus Nanosynbacter lyticus genome window below encodes:
- a CDS encoding glycosyltransferase family 4 protein: protein MNPLRVVIVRNAAPYDFGGGERFPVFLARELRELGHLPLIFSHHATLCDYAKHERLTYHHSWWWSRQNWSGWRVVLIPLYVLWQLLLTLYYIVQFHRHKADVVHLQSKDDFIAGSIAGKLIGARVIWTDHADLKHVWKQLGVWYKNPTGKLVAWAARFADAITLVSQSECRLVSDNLPSTSPIHRKLTVIYNGVNDQKPPHAPIKSRLFTFCIAGRLVVDKGISEAIAAFKRLHATHHNTRLILIGDGPDRSRFEKQAKGLPVTFRGHQTDPLPEVATADVYLHPTYHEGFSVSLVEASMLQLPIIATDVGGNPEIIHHNKTGLLVPAKDSTALHRAMEQLYSNPKLRVRLAAAARRQYLASFVFHTIVKTQFIPLYENGL from the coding sequence ATGAATCCGTTGCGAGTTGTTATCGTACGAAATGCCGCACCCTATGATTTTGGCGGCGGTGAGCGATTTCCGGTGTTCTTAGCCCGAGAACTACGAGAGCTGGGCCATTTGCCGCTTATTTTTAGTCACCACGCAACGCTCTGTGACTACGCTAAGCACGAACGGTTGACTTACCACCACTCTTGGTGGTGGTCTCGACAAAACTGGAGCGGCTGGCGGGTTGTATTAATACCACTATATGTACTCTGGCAGCTACTACTCACTTTGTATTATATTGTCCAATTTCATCGCCACAAAGCTGACGTTGTTCACCTGCAGAGTAAGGATGATTTTATTGCTGGGTCAATTGCCGGTAAGCTTATCGGTGCTCGCGTTATCTGGACCGACCACGCTGACCTCAAGCATGTCTGGAAACAGCTCGGCGTATGGTATAAAAACCCGACTGGTAAGTTGGTTGCCTGGGCGGCACGCTTTGCCGACGCAATTACCCTCGTTAGCCAGAGTGAATGCCGTCTCGTTTCTGATAATCTGCCGTCAACCTCACCAATTCATCGTAAATTAACCGTTATCTATAATGGTGTCAACGACCAGAAGCCACCACACGCACCCATCAAAAGCCGCCTGTTCACGTTCTGTATTGCCGGCCGTCTGGTTGTTGATAAGGGAATTAGTGAAGCAATCGCTGCATTCAAACGACTTCACGCTACACATCACAACACGCGCCTCATTCTGATCGGTGACGGACCAGATCGTTCACGGTTTGAGAAACAAGCCAAAGGGTTACCGGTCACTTTTCGCGGCCACCAAACAGACCCCCTCCCTGAAGTTGCCACCGCTGACGTATATCTTCATCCAACATACCACGAGGGGTTTAGTGTTTCACTCGTTGAGGCCAGTATGCTCCAGCTACCAATTATCGCCACTGACGTTGGCGGCAATCCAGAGATTATTCATCATAACAAGACCGGCCTCCTCGTCCCTGCAAAAGATTCAACAGCACTGCATCGCGCCATGGAGCAGCTATATTCTAACCCCAAGCTTCGCGTACGTCTAGCCGCCGCTGCCCGCCGTCAATATCTCGCCTCGTTTGTTTTTCATACCATTGTCAAAACACAATTTATTCCTTTGTATGAAAACGGTTTATAA
- a CDS encoding glycosyltransferase family 4 protein, whose amino-acid sequence MKIRIETAALTAPNISGVGHYTRMLTNSLARYSPPGTEVSAFYFNFLSKHQDPILDGSVKHEKHTLMPQRLFAKLQSYGLPLPYDLLSSPVDVAIFPNFDRWTTSKATITAVVIHDLGYLYFPETIERRNLAHLRRRVAHAARTADLIITVSESVKSEIIAEYGVPASKIIVTPIPADSIYSQPGVIDVATKYNLPTKRYIFSIGNLEPRKDLPTMIAAFRALPEKVRKQYSLVLAGGKGWKTDATERAIAEAQAAGEHVIRPGYIPQEDVPSCYQQADLFCMSSIYEGFGMPIVEALTSGTPVVASDIPVLREAGGNAVLYAQPKNPDDFMKKMLSIIADPQKARLDMKTAVQAHLNTISWQNNTDRLIAAFKEAIAAKKHRTN is encoded by the coding sequence ATGAAGATTCGTATAGAAACCGCCGCCCTCACCGCTCCCAATATATCTGGCGTTGGTCATTACACCCGCATGTTGACTAATAGCCTGGCTCGTTATTCACCGCCGGGAACTGAGGTTTCAGCGTTTTATTTCAATTTTCTGAGCAAACATCAAGATCCCATATTAGACGGCTCAGTTAAGCATGAAAAACACACGCTCATGCCGCAGCGGCTATTTGCCAAGCTCCAGAGTTACGGTCTACCGCTACCGTACGACCTGCTGTCTTCACCTGTCGACGTCGCTATTTTTCCAAATTTTGACCGCTGGACAACCAGTAAAGCAACCATCACCGCCGTCGTCATTCATGACCTCGGCTATCTTTATTTTCCCGAAACGATCGAGCGGCGCAATTTGGCCCACTTACGCCGCCGAGTGGCTCATGCAGCCCGAACAGCGGATCTCATTATCACTGTCTCGGAGTCGGTCAAGTCAGAAATCATCGCCGAATACGGCGTGCCAGCTTCAAAAATTATCGTCACACCAATACCAGCCGACTCAATTTATTCTCAGCCGGGCGTAATTGACGTCGCCACCAAGTATAACCTACCAACCAAGCGGTATATCTTTTCGATCGGTAACCTCGAGCCGCGCAAGGATTTACCGACAATGATTGCTGCTTTTCGGGCCCTGCCAGAAAAAGTCAGAAAGCAATATTCATTGGTACTGGCTGGCGGTAAGGGTTGGAAGACCGACGCGACTGAGCGTGCCATTGCTGAAGCTCAGGCTGCGGGTGAACACGTCATCCGTCCGGGTTATATCCCTCAAGAAGATGTACCCTCATGTTATCAGCAAGCAGACCTTTTTTGCATGAGCTCCATTTACGAAGGATTCGGCATGCCGATTGTTGAGGCGCTGACTAGCGGTACGCCGGTTGTTGCCTCCGATATTCCTGTACTCCGCGAGGCTGGTGGAAATGCGGTTCTTTACGCTCAGCCTAAAAATCCCGACGACTTCATGAAAAAAATGCTCTCTATCATCGCTGACCCGCAAAAAGCACGCCTTGATATGAAAACTGCGGTTCAGGCTCATCTCAATACTATTTCCTGGCAGAATAATACCGATCGCCTCATCGCTGCTTTCAAGGAGGCCATTGCCGCTAAAAAACATCGCACCAACTAG
- a CDS encoding GtrA family protein, with amino-acid sequence MARFKHYITNHATKLRYLLIGTINTAIDFGILFMLTWLISTPKELANIISTTIAFSFSFVANRSFTFRSRTGNVRRQLLLFTLVTLFGLWVIQTIIIALLAPIFISFNFSQPVALFISKLIATVASLIWNYLLYTNVVFKD; translated from the coding sequence ATGGCTCGTTTCAAACACTACATCACCAACCACGCCACCAAACTTCGCTACCTCCTTATCGGTACCATTAATACCGCCATTGATTTTGGTATATTGTTTATGCTAACTTGGCTTATTAGCACACCAAAAGAATTAGCTAACATCATCTCAACCACCATCGCCTTTAGCTTTAGCTTTGTTGCTAATCGATCGTTCACCTTTCGCTCACGCACCGGTAATGTTCGTCGCCAGCTACTCCTCTTTACCCTCGTCACCCTGTTTGGTCTCTGGGTAATCCAGACTATCATTATTGCGCTACTCGCGCCAATTTTCATTAGCTTTAATTTCAGTCAGCCAGTAGCACTGTTTATTAGCAAGCTCATCGCCACCGTCGCCAGCCTCATCTGGAACTACCTGCTCTATACCAACGTTGTTTTCAAAGATTAA